The Saccharopolyspora gloriosae genome has a segment encoding these proteins:
- a CDS encoding helix-turn-helix transcriptional regulator, protein MVDRRADPSALRFLIGHDLRAARERAGLKQIEAAKVLGCSQAKINYLESGRTQQQPGQVTDLLRAYGAEVEHVDRMASLSGRADQDTWWAPFGDVLPNWFRIFVGLEGLATRAFTYKSLVIPGQLQTADYAEGLLENNLRVPPMETGQVVRARLARQRLTESTAPLRFRAVIEEHVLDRTVGGPGVMRAQLAHLLELMRYENVELRVMSARTSVHDGLDGDFLLLDFDEARSIGYIEYPTGAIYVQDQDQVSTYALSSNRLRDAAMSLSESADAIGARIAALDANGGLR, encoded by the coding sequence GTGGTCGACCGCCGAGCCGACCCGTCGGCGCTGCGCTTCCTCATCGGCCACGACCTCCGAGCGGCACGCGAACGCGCCGGGCTCAAGCAGATCGAAGCGGCCAAAGTCCTCGGATGCAGTCAGGCGAAGATCAATTACCTGGAGTCCGGGCGCACCCAGCAGCAGCCCGGCCAGGTCACCGACCTGCTGCGCGCCTACGGCGCCGAAGTCGAGCACGTGGACCGGATGGCCTCGCTGTCCGGCCGAGCCGACCAGGACACCTGGTGGGCGCCGTTCGGCGACGTGCTGCCGAACTGGTTCCGGATCTTCGTGGGGCTGGAAGGTCTCGCGACCAGGGCGTTCACCTACAAGTCCCTGGTGATTCCCGGACAACTCCAGACCGCGGATTACGCCGAAGGGCTGCTGGAGAACAACCTGCGCGTGCCACCGATGGAAACAGGCCAGGTCGTGCGAGCGCGGTTGGCTCGCCAGCGGCTGACCGAGTCGACCGCTCCACTGCGATTCCGCGCGGTGATCGAGGAACACGTCCTGGACCGGACGGTCGGCGGCCCCGGTGTGATGCGCGCCCAGCTAGCGCACCTGCTCGAACTCATGCGGTACGAGAACGTGGAGCTTCGCGTGATGTCCGCCCGCACATCAGTCCACGATGGACTGGACGGCGATTTTCTGTTGCTGGACTTCGACGAAGCCCGGAGCATCGGCTACATCGAGTACCCCACTGGCGCGATCTACGTACAGGATCAGGACCAGGTCTCGACGTATGCTCTGTCCTCGAACAGATTGCGCGACGCCGCCATGTCGTTATCCGAATCCGCGGACGCGATCGGCGCGCGGATCGCCGCGCTGGACGCGAACGGAGGACTGAGATGA
- a CDS encoding DUF397 domain-containing protein, with amino-acid sequence MNSTAQLAWRTSSYSSNGESCVDVAPAEGEVLVRHSKHHEAGTISFPHDAWDLFLSEARHGSPSDNGVVTTTRDGTDTTLTALRTEVTLRFDHDEWAAFTAGAEDGEFDFAAPA; translated from the coding sequence ATGAATTCGACCGCCCAACTCGCCTGGCGAACGTCCAGTTACAGCAGCAATGGGGAGTCCTGCGTCGATGTCGCCCCCGCAGAGGGAGAAGTGCTGGTCCGGCACAGCAAGCATCACGAAGCCGGAACCATCAGCTTTCCGCACGACGCTTGGGACCTCTTCTTATCGGAAGCCCGCCACGGCTCACCCAGCGACAACGGCGTCGTCACCACCACCCGCGACGGGACCGACACCACGCTCACCGCACTGCGCACCGAGGTGACGCTGCGCTTCGACCACGACGAGTGGGCCGCGTTCACCGCCGGAGCCGAGGACGGCGAGTTCGACTTCGCCGCCCCGGCCTGA
- a CDS encoding substrate-binding domain-containing protein, whose amino-acid sequence MKKVLPLLCLTVLLVSSACSLEVRRPTGVNAQEGDAIRLAVIPKAIGFDFWEQVRVGAECAATKHPNVNVHWDGVTSEDDVSGQQSLLQDSLAQGVQGLVFAATDAKALAEVTKSARQQGTTVVNMDSGTTPQPPEVPVFATDNVAAAEQGTQLLADQLGGQGEVAFIEFLPGTSTNETRAEGFQRGLAKNPGLKLVARQSSNSDYNTALQVTQDILTANPNLNGIYAGNEPSVLGAAEAVRQAGKQGEIKIIGWDTSEGQIDSLREGVITGLIAQNPFKMGFASVNSAITEIRGEQAEAPNTNTGSTVVTKENMATPEIQKLLNPSCADPPQ is encoded by the coding sequence ATGAAGAAGGTGCTGCCACTGCTGTGCCTGACGGTGCTGCTGGTGTCGTCGGCGTGCAGCTTGGAGGTCCGCAGGCCGACCGGCGTCAACGCGCAGGAGGGCGACGCGATCCGGTTGGCGGTGATCCCGAAGGCGATCGGGTTCGACTTCTGGGAGCAGGTGCGGGTGGGCGCGGAGTGCGCGGCCACGAAGCACCCGAACGTCAACGTGCACTGGGACGGGGTGACTTCGGAGGACGATGTCAGCGGCCAGCAGAGCCTGTTGCAGGATTCGCTGGCGCAGGGCGTGCAGGGCCTGGTGTTCGCGGCGACGGACGCGAAGGCGCTGGCCGAGGTCACGAAGTCGGCCCGGCAGCAGGGCACGACGGTGGTGAACATGGATTCGGGCACCACGCCGCAGCCGCCGGAGGTGCCGGTGTTCGCGACGGACAACGTGGCCGCCGCCGAGCAGGGCACCCAGTTGCTCGCGGATCAGCTGGGCGGCCAGGGCGAGGTGGCGTTCATCGAGTTCCTGCCGGGCACCAGCACGAACGAGACGCGCGCGGAGGGTTTCCAGCGCGGGCTGGCGAAGAATCCGGGGCTGAAGCTGGTGGCGCGCCAGTCGTCGAACAGCGACTACAACACGGCGTTGCAGGTCACCCAGGACATCTTGACGGCGAATCCGAACCTGAACGGGATCTACGCGGGCAACGAGCCGAGCGTGCTGGGCGCGGCGGAGGCGGTGCGCCAGGCGGGCAAGCAGGGCGAGATCAAGATCATCGGGTGGGACACCTCGGAGGGGCAGATCGATTCGCTGCGGGAGGGCGTGATCACCGGTCTGATCGCGCAGAACCCGTTCAAGATGGGCTTCGCCTCGGTGAACTCGGCGATCACCGAGATCCGCGGCGAGCAGGCGGAGGCGCCGAACACGAACACCGGCTCCACGGTGGTCACGAAGGAGAACATGGCCACCCCGGAGATCCAGAAGCTGCTGAACCCGTCCTGCGCCGACCCGCCGCAGTGA
- a CDS encoding ABC transporter permease, whose amino-acid sequence MSDQSGKDEDATPEGGGGAATATKASNGSGGGLKDRLSGAVSQVAAAGALIVVFVGLSIVAPSFLTADNLFNLGSQTSVNAVMAVGVTLVIITGGIDLSVGSVAALSGVLGVMLMADFGFHPLLGILGGILVGAAAGLVNGLLVSTVGLPPFIATLGMLSVARGLVLIATGAVAVFGAPESFRLLGQGVLGPIPVPVLLILLVAVAGHVVLTRTRLGRYAYVMGSNSEAARLSGVPVRKHTTWVYVVAGSLAGLGGMIAASRINSGQPNFGEGLELDVIAAVVIGGASLFGGRGTVWGSLIGAFLVAVIRNGAVQLNIGTFYQNVLIGVIIWLAVWWDFYQRRKLAGDAG is encoded by the coding sequence GTGAGCGACCAGTCGGGGAAGGACGAGGACGCCACGCCGGAAGGCGGTGGCGGTGCGGCGACCGCGACGAAGGCATCGAACGGGTCCGGCGGCGGGCTGAAGGATCGGTTGTCGGGCGCGGTCTCGCAGGTGGCGGCGGCGGGCGCGCTGATCGTGGTGTTCGTGGGCCTGTCGATCGTGGCGCCGTCGTTCCTGACGGCGGACAACCTGTTCAACCTGGGGTCGCAGACTTCGGTGAACGCGGTGATGGCGGTCGGCGTCACGCTGGTGATCATCACGGGTGGCATCGACCTGTCGGTGGGTTCGGTGGCGGCGTTGTCCGGGGTGCTGGGCGTGATGCTCATGGCGGACTTCGGCTTCCACCCGCTGCTGGGCATCCTCGGCGGGATCTTGGTCGGCGCGGCCGCGGGCCTGGTCAACGGGCTGCTGGTGTCGACGGTGGGGTTGCCGCCGTTCATCGCGACGCTCGGCATGCTCAGCGTGGCGCGCGGCCTGGTGCTGATCGCGACGGGCGCGGTGGCGGTGTTCGGCGCACCGGAGTCGTTCCGGCTGCTCGGGCAGGGTGTGCTGGGGCCGATTCCGGTGCCGGTGCTGTTGATCCTGCTGGTGGCGGTGGCGGGGCACGTGGTGCTGACCCGGACCCGGCTGGGCCGCTACGCGTACGTGATGGGGTCGAACTCGGAGGCCGCTCGGCTCTCCGGCGTGCCGGTGCGCAAGCACACCACCTGGGTGTACGTGGTGGCGGGCAGCTTGGCCGGGCTGGGCGGCATGATCGCCGCTTCGCGGATCAATTCGGGCCAGCCGAACTTCGGCGAGGGCTTGGAGCTGGACGTGATCGCCGCGGTCGTGATCGGCGGCGCGAGCCTGTTCGGCGGGCGCGGCACGGTGTGGGGCTCGCTGATCGGCGCGTTCCTGGTGGCGGTGATCCGCAACGGCGCGGTGCAGCTGAACATCGGCACCTTCTACCAGAACGTGCTCATCGGCGTGATCATTTGGCTGGCCGTGTGGTGGGACTTCTACCAGCGCCGCAAGCTCGCCGGCGATGCCGGTTGA
- a CDS encoding sugar ABC transporter ATP-binding protein has protein sequence MSKRFPGVVAVSDVDLDVRAGEVHVLAGENGAGKSTLMKLVAQVEPPTSGRIEVDGEQVTYQGPASARRLGISMVHQEFALAPDLSVAENLFIGHEPGSGGWISRTEERRAARDLLEKVGLRVDPGRRAGRLSTAEQQRVELAKALAVQAKVLILDEPTATLTERETEELFGIVRELTAQGIGVLYISHRLDEIFEIGDRVTVLRDGAVVATRPVAELDESRLVTLMVGRDVQNLYPRTYSEPGEVRLSVRGLSRGDVVRDVSFEVRAGEIVGMAGLVGAGRTELARSVFGAEPPDAGVVSLDGAQLKIRGPADAIAAGIGYLTESRKADGLALQLGLDKNITLAKLPMVAGMIDLGAERRIAEKERDRLNIRVPWMGRPVQALSGGNQQKVVLARWLQTEAEVLFFDEPGRGMDVGAKSEMFSQLDALAAQGKAIVLISSYLPELLNMCDRILVLREGRITGEVERAEFSEERVVALATGAKEGQ, from the coding sequence GTGAGCAAACGATTCCCCGGCGTCGTCGCGGTGTCCGATGTGGACCTCGACGTGCGGGCCGGTGAGGTGCACGTGCTGGCCGGGGAGAACGGTGCGGGCAAGTCGACGTTGATGAAGCTGGTGGCGCAGGTGGAGCCGCCGACGTCCGGCCGGATCGAGGTCGACGGCGAGCAGGTCACCTATCAGGGTCCGGCTTCGGCGCGGCGCCTCGGGATCTCGATGGTGCACCAGGAGTTCGCGCTGGCCCCGGACCTGTCGGTCGCGGAGAACTTGTTCATCGGCCACGAACCCGGCAGCGGCGGCTGGATTTCGCGCACCGAGGAGCGCCGAGCGGCCCGCGACCTGCTGGAGAAAGTGGGGCTGCGGGTCGATCCGGGCAGGCGGGCTGGCCGGCTGTCCACCGCCGAGCAGCAGCGGGTGGAGCTGGCGAAGGCGCTGGCGGTGCAGGCGAAGGTGCTCATCCTGGATGAGCCGACGGCGACGCTGACCGAGCGCGAGACCGAAGAGCTTTTCGGCATTGTCCGGGAACTCACCGCGCAGGGCATCGGCGTGCTCTACATCTCGCACCGGCTGGACGAGATCTTCGAGATCGGTGATCGGGTCACGGTGCTGCGCGACGGCGCGGTGGTGGCGACCCGCCCGGTCGCGGAACTCGACGAGTCGCGGCTGGTGACGCTGATGGTGGGCCGCGATGTGCAGAACCTGTATCCGCGCACCTATTCGGAGCCGGGCGAGGTGCGGCTGAGCGTGCGCGGCCTGAGCCGGGGCGACGTCGTGCGCGACGTGTCCTTCGAGGTGCGCGCCGGGGAGATCGTCGGCATGGCGGGCCTGGTCGGGGCGGGCCGCACGGAGCTCGCCAGGTCGGTGTTCGGTGCGGAACCGCCGGATGCGGGCGTGGTCTCGCTCGACGGCGCGCAGCTCAAGATCCGCGGCCCGGCGGACGCGATCGCCGCGGGCATCGGCTACCTCACGGAGAGCCGCAAAGCGGACGGGCTGGCGCTGCAACTGGGGCTGGACAAGAACATCACGCTGGCGAAGCTGCCGATGGTGGCGGGAATGATCGACCTGGGCGCGGAGCGCCGCATCGCCGAGAAGGAACGGGACCGGCTCAACATCCGGGTTCCGTGGATGGGCAGACCGGTGCAGGCGCTGTCCGGCGGCAACCAGCAGAAGGTGGTGCTGGCGCGCTGGTTGCAGACCGAGGCGGAAGTGCTGTTCTTCGACGAGCCCGGTCGCGGCATGGACGTCGGCGCGAAGTCGGAGATGTTCAGCCAGCTCGACGCGCTGGCCGCGCAGGGCAAGGCGATCGTGCTGATCTCCAGCTATCTGCCGGAGTTGCTGAACATGTGCGATCGGATCCTCGTGCTGCGCGAGGGCCGGATCACGGGTGAGGTCGAGCGCGCGGAGTTCTCGGAGGAACGCGTCGTCGCGCTCGCTACCGGAGCGAAGGAGGGCCAGTGA
- a CDS encoding serine/threonine-protein kinase — MQPLLASEPDRVGDYRLLARIGGGAMGAVYLARSRGGRGVAIKVVRPELADDGEFRERFRREVDMARSVGGFWTATVIDADTEAQQPWLATEYVPGPTLHRAVADHGPLPEQTVRTLAAGLAEALGAIHRAGLVHRDLKPGNVLLGPDGPRVIDFGISRAMSSSNLTATGIFLGTPGFFSPEQTVGSDVGPASDVFSLGAVLMFAATGAGPFGNENTAAMLYRVVHNEPDLSSLPDGLRTLIGSCLAKAPGDRPSPAALLDQVGESSPQNDSWLPAEITAVITEHTSHLKQASEAAPPVAAPAAPEAQPPPRTQRGGSDWSAAPAAPAKPIIPSRPKPTAQQPGPGTAAPARIAPSRPTPPVERVRAGGPGPVFAVGGRTAALLSAAIMFGLIYLAYQVGRSGIWDSEIWALAQFGMVLLAVSGTLSLGKALLPSLRLKISGEGLRVSRAGLAREIPWSQVSRVAIVGSGKRQSVTVWSRPGSPGQRWRIWNPTRPYHGGVRVFPIGAAGGPIARRQEGRRVRQALQQYSRGTFDDRMV; from the coding sequence GTGCAGCCGCTGCTGGCCAGCGAACCGGACAGAGTCGGTGACTACCGGCTACTCGCGCGGATCGGAGGGGGCGCGATGGGAGCCGTGTACCTCGCACGCTCCCGTGGCGGCCGCGGCGTGGCGATCAAAGTGGTACGTCCGGAGCTCGCCGACGACGGCGAGTTCCGCGAACGATTCCGCCGCGAAGTCGACATGGCCCGCTCCGTCGGCGGGTTCTGGACGGCCACCGTCATCGACGCCGACACCGAGGCGCAGCAGCCGTGGCTGGCCACCGAATACGTACCCGGCCCCACCCTGCACCGGGCCGTCGCCGACCACGGACCGCTACCCGAGCAGACGGTGCGCACCCTCGCCGCCGGTCTCGCCGAGGCGCTCGGCGCCATCCACCGGGCCGGGCTCGTGCACCGCGACCTCAAACCCGGCAACGTGCTGCTCGGCCCCGACGGGCCGCGCGTCATCGACTTCGGCATCTCGCGGGCCATGAGCAGCAGCAACCTCACCGCCACCGGGATCTTCCTCGGCACCCCCGGCTTCTTCTCCCCCGAACAGACCGTCGGCAGCGACGTCGGACCCGCCAGCGACGTGTTCTCCCTCGGCGCGGTGCTCATGTTCGCCGCCACCGGCGCCGGGCCGTTCGGCAACGAGAACACCGCCGCCATGCTGTACCGCGTCGTGCACAACGAACCCGACCTGAGCTCGCTGCCCGACGGGTTGCGGACGCTCATCGGATCCTGCCTGGCGAAAGCCCCCGGTGACCGGCCGAGCCCCGCCGCGCTGCTCGACCAAGTCGGCGAATCCTCACCGCAGAACGACAGCTGGCTGCCCGCCGAGATCACCGCCGTGATCACCGAACACACCTCGCACCTCAAACAGGCCTCCGAAGCGGCTCCGCCCGTCGCCGCACCCGCCGCCCCGGAAGCCCAGCCGCCACCGCGAACTCAGCGCGGCGGCTCGGACTGGTCGGCCGCCCCGGCCGCGCCCGCGAAGCCGATCATCCCGTCGCGGCCGAAACCGACCGCGCAGCAACCCGGCCCCGGCACCGCCGCGCCCGCCCGCATCGCGCCCTCCCGGCCGACGCCGCCCGTCGAACGGGTCCGCGCGGGCGGCCCCGGCCCGGTCTTCGCAGTCGGCGGCCGAACCGCGGCGCTGCTGTCCGCGGCGATCATGTTCGGGCTGATCTACCTGGCCTACCAGGTCGGCCGGTCCGGCATCTGGGACTCGGAGATATGGGCGCTGGCCCAATTCGGCATGGTGCTGCTGGCCGTCAGCGGCACGCTCTCCCTGGGCAAGGCACTGCTGCCGAGCCTGCGGCTCAAAATCAGCGGTGAAGGGTTGCGGGTATCCCGCGCCGGGCTCGCCAGGGAGATCCCGTGGAGCCAGGTCAGCCGCGTCGCCATCGTCGGCAGCGGCAAGCGGCAGTCCGTGACCGTGTGGTCCCGCCCCGGCTCCCCCGGCCAGAGATGGCGGATCTGGAACCCGACCCGGCCGTACCACGGCGGCGTGCGGGTGTTCCCGATCGGCGCGGCGGGCGGCCCGATCGCCCGCCGCCAAGAAGGCCGCCGAGTCCGCCAAGCACTCCAGCAATACAGCCGAGGCACCTTCGACGATCGGATGGTGTGA
- a CDS encoding lactonase family protein → MEVVHAAGRAISGVRGAYTGPESGANGIRLAFADAAGLLRCTDTVADTYEPSFLALAPDGRTLFAVNEVAHGRVVAFEVRPDGRLVEINSQPTHGSAPCHLSVHPSGRFLLTANYLSGNVVVHPIGEGGVLREACHAVQHSGQGPAKDRQEGPHAHQILPSPDGRFVLAADLGTDAVYVYAFDADTGHMVLKHEVEWQAGTGPRHLAFHPDGDRGYLVGELTSTITEFGFDADTGVVRPGRTLSLLPADFSGTSLAAEVVVSPDGRFVFASNRGHDSIAVFSGGDFELVDIVPAGVRGPRHIALSPQGDVLYAAGELSDTIQAFAVSTTGALTPITDPASSPTPVCILPA, encoded by the coding sequence GTGGAGGTCGTTCATGCCGCAGGACGCGCAATTTCGGGTGTACGTGGGGCCTACACCGGCCCGGAGTCGGGGGCGAACGGGATCCGCCTCGCGTTCGCCGATGCGGCGGGCCTGCTGCGGTGCACCGACACGGTCGCCGACACCTACGAGCCGTCGTTCTTGGCGCTCGCTCCGGACGGGCGGACGTTGTTCGCGGTGAACGAGGTCGCGCACGGCCGGGTGGTGGCGTTCGAGGTGCGCCCGGACGGCAGGCTCGTGGAGATCAACTCGCAGCCGACGCACGGTTCGGCGCCGTGCCATCTGAGCGTGCACCCCTCCGGCCGGTTCCTGCTGACCGCCAACTACTTGTCGGGCAACGTCGTGGTGCACCCGATCGGTGAGGGCGGGGTGCTGCGGGAGGCGTGCCACGCGGTGCAGCACAGCGGGCAGGGGCCGGCCAAGGACCGCCAGGAGGGCCCGCACGCGCACCAGATCCTGCCGTCCCCGGACGGCCGTTTTGTGCTCGCCGCTGACTTGGGCACGGACGCCGTGTACGTGTACGCGTTCGACGCGGACACCGGGCACATGGTGCTCAAGCACGAGGTCGAGTGGCAGGCGGGGACCGGGCCGCGCCACCTGGCGTTCCACCCCGACGGTGACCGCGGCTACTTGGTGGGGGAGTTGACGTCGACGATCACCGAGTTCGGGTTCGACGCGGACACCGGGGTGGTGCGGCCCGGCCGGACGTTGTCGCTGCTCCCGGCGGACTTCTCGGGCACGAGCCTGGCCGCGGAGGTCGTGGTCTCCCCGGACGGCCGGTTCGTGTTCGCCTCGAACCGGGGCCACGACAGCATCGCGGTGTTCTCCGGCGGCGATTTCGAGCTCGTCGACATCGTGCCCGCGGGAGTGCGCGGGCCTCGGCACATCGCGCTGTCCCCACAGGGCGACGTGCTCTACGCGGCAGGCGAGCTCAGCGACACGATCCAAGCATTTGCCGTCTCCACCACGGGCGCTCTCACCCCGATCACGGACCCCGCATCCTCCCCGACCCCGGTCTGCATCCTCCCGGCCTGA
- the rocD gene encoding ornithine--oxo-acid transaminase, with translation MTSASPEILPAAAGASRTPEFLRLDDEYSAHNYHPLPVVIAEAEGAWMTDVDGRRYLDFLAGYSALNFGHRHPDLVAAATEQLGRVTLTSRAFHHDQFGPFCRELAELTGTEQVLLMNSGAEAVESAIKIARKWAYQVKGVPADQAEIIVAGSNFHGRTTTIVSFSTDSTARAGFGPFTPGFTVTAYGDAAAVEDAINERTAAVLVEPLQGEAGVVVPPSGYLRRLRELCDERNVLLIADEIQSGLARTGELLACDHDGVRADLYTLGKALGGGLLPVSAVVGNRAVLGVLRPGEHGSTFGGNPLACAVGRAVVRLLATGEFQRRSRELGAHLHARLGELVGHGAAEVRGRGLWAGVEIAPGGPTGRQISERLAANGVLCKETQDTTLRIAPPLTVSRDELDQGIDAITVALRS, from the coding sequence ATGACCTCCGCCTCTCCCGAGATCCTGCCCGCCGCGGCCGGGGCCTCCCGCACCCCCGAGTTCCTGCGCCTCGACGACGAGTACAGCGCGCACAACTACCACCCGCTGCCGGTCGTGATCGCCGAGGCGGAAGGGGCGTGGATGACCGATGTGGACGGTCGCCGCTACCTGGACTTCCTGGCCGGCTACTCGGCGCTGAACTTCGGGCACCGGCACCCGGACCTCGTCGCCGCAGCCACCGAGCAGCTCGGGCGGGTCACGCTGACCAGCCGCGCCTTCCACCACGACCAGTTCGGCCCGTTCTGCCGCGAACTGGCCGAGCTCACCGGCACCGAGCAAGTGCTGCTGATGAACTCCGGGGCCGAAGCCGTCGAATCCGCCATCAAGATCGCCCGAAAGTGGGCTTACCAGGTCAAAGGCGTGCCCGCGGACCAAGCCGAGATCATCGTCGCCGGCTCCAACTTCCACGGCCGCACCACCACGATCGTGTCGTTCTCCACCGACTCCACGGCCCGCGCCGGCTTCGGGCCGTTCACACCCGGCTTCACCGTCACCGCCTACGGCGACGCGGCCGCAGTCGAGGACGCGATCAACGAGCGCACCGCGGCCGTCCTCGTCGAACCGCTGCAGGGCGAAGCGGGTGTCGTGGTGCCGCCCAGCGGCTACCTGCGCAGGCTGCGCGAACTCTGCGACGAGCGGAACGTGCTGCTGATCGCCGACGAGATCCAGTCCGGACTGGCCCGCACCGGCGAGCTGCTGGCCTGCGACCACGACGGCGTGCGCGCGGACCTGTACACCCTGGGCAAAGCACTGGGCGGCGGACTGCTCCCCGTCTCGGCCGTCGTCGGCAACCGCGCGGTGCTCGGTGTGCTGCGGCCCGGCGAGCACGGCTCCACGTTCGGCGGCAACCCGCTGGCCTGCGCCGTCGGGCGCGCGGTGGTGCGGCTGCTGGCGACCGGGGAATTCCAGCGGCGCTCCCGCGAACTCGGCGCGCACCTGCACGCCCGGCTCGGCGAACTCGTCGGCCACGGCGCCGCCGAAGTGCGCGGCCGGGGGCTGTGGGCCGGAGTGGAGATCGCCCCAGGCGGCCCCACCGGACGTCAGATCAGCGAACGCCTCGCGGCGAACGGCGTGCTGTGCAAGGAAACCCAAGACACGACACTCCGCATCGCGCCTCCTCTGACCGTTTCGCGCGATGAGCTTGATCAGGGCATCGACGCGATCACGGTGGCTCTTCGTTCGTGA
- the zapE gene encoding cell division protein ZapE, whose product MTAARLIDRRPELSPADMVDAMTPPPRFDEARFETYVPNPEEPSQAAAVEACRAFADRAGAGGKNGSWWRSLFGGGRAPAGKQGLYLDGGFGVGKTHLLASLWHAVPGPKSYGTFVEVTNLVGALGFTETVKRLSEHRLLAIDEFELDDPGDTMLVTQLIAKLTEAGVHIAATSNTLPGKLGEGRFAAVDFLREIHAMSERFEVLRVDGPDYRHRGLPDPPESVDDAELTAEADSLPGATLDDFDALCDHLAGVHPSKYGKLVDDVAAVHLRGLHAAPNQTVGLRLVAFADRLYDRAVPVRVSGEPLSSLFTEEMLRGGYRKKYLRALSRLTALSRDTVKS is encoded by the coding sequence ATGACCGCCGCACGCCTCATCGACCGCCGTCCCGAGCTGAGCCCGGCCGACATGGTCGACGCGATGACGCCGCCGCCGCGGTTCGACGAAGCGCGGTTCGAGACCTACGTGCCGAACCCGGAGGAGCCGAGCCAGGCCGCCGCCGTCGAGGCCTGCCGCGCGTTCGCGGACCGGGCCGGGGCGGGCGGCAAGAACGGCTCGTGGTGGCGTTCGCTGTTCGGCGGTGGTCGCGCGCCCGCCGGGAAACAGGGCCTGTACTTGGACGGCGGTTTCGGCGTCGGCAAGACGCACCTGCTGGCCTCGTTGTGGCATGCCGTTCCCGGACCGAAGTCCTACGGCACGTTCGTCGAGGTCACCAACCTCGTGGGCGCGCTCGGGTTCACCGAGACGGTGAAGCGGCTCTCCGAGCACCGGCTGCTGGCGATCGACGAGTTCGAACTGGACGACCCGGGCGACACGATGCTGGTCACCCAGCTGATCGCGAAGCTCACCGAGGCGGGCGTGCACATCGCCGCCACCTCGAACACGTTGCCCGGCAAGCTCGGCGAGGGCCGGTTCGCGGCGGTGGACTTCCTGCGCGAGATCCACGCGATGTCCGAGCGCTTCGAGGTGCTGCGCGTCGACGGGCCGGACTACCGGCACCGGGGCCTGCCAGATCCGCCGGAGTCGGTGGACGACGCGGAACTCACCGCCGAAGCCGACTCGCTGCCCGGGGCGACGCTCGACGATTTCGACGCGTTGTGCGATCACCTGGCCGGAGTGCACCCGTCGAAGTACGGGAAGCTCGTGGACGATGTGGCGGCCGTGCACCTGCGCGGCCTGCACGCGGCGCCGAACCAGACCGTCGGCCTGCGCCTGGTGGCCTTCGCGGACCGCCTCTACGACCGCGCGGTCCCGGTCCGAGTGTCCGGCGAACCCCTGTCGTCGCTGTTCACCGAGGAAATGCTCCGTGGCGGCTACCGAAAGAAGTACCTGCGAGCCCTGAGCCGCCTCACCGCCCTTTCCCGCGACACCGTCAAGTCCTGA
- a CDS encoding pyrimidine reductase family protein: MDRLWPPDGEPLGVTTPAEVTPEIEEFYDYPADLTRPWLRTNFVSSLDGAVTVRGSSRGLSSPADRVAMALIRDLSDLVLVGAGTAMTEGYRGVKRKEVDAQRRARFGLSEVPPIAVVTARCSLEPDSPLLTDTVVPPIVITCGSAPEARRVVLADAGADVVVAGTESVDLPAALAALGERGLLRVGCEGGPQLFGDLLAADLVDELCLTVSPLLAGGDAGRIANGPNLAAPHAMRLLSVLHAEESLLLLRYGRLPA, from the coding sequence GTGGACAGGCTGTGGCCCCCAGACGGCGAACCGCTCGGTGTGACGACCCCGGCCGAAGTGACGCCCGAGATCGAAGAGTTCTACGACTACCCCGCTGACCTGACCCGGCCATGGCTGCGCACGAACTTCGTGTCCAGCCTGGACGGCGCGGTCACCGTGCGCGGCAGCTCCCGCGGCCTGTCCTCGCCCGCCGACCGGGTCGCGATGGCGCTGATCCGGGACCTCTCCGACCTGGTCCTGGTCGGGGCGGGCACCGCGATGACCGAGGGCTATCGCGGAGTCAAGCGCAAAGAGGTCGACGCGCAACGCCGGGCGCGCTTCGGTCTCTCCGAAGTGCCGCCGATCGCGGTGGTGACCGCGCGCTGCTCACTGGAACCCGACTCGCCGCTGCTGACCGACACCGTGGTCCCGCCGATCGTGATCACCTGCGGCTCCGCCCCGGAAGCTCGCCGGGTCGTGCTGGCCGACGCGGGAGCGGACGTCGTGGTCGCGGGAACCGAGTCGGTCGACCTGCCCGCGGCGCTGGCCGCGCTCGGCGAACGCGGACTGCTGCGCGTCGGCTGCGAAGGCGGACCGCAGCTGTTCGGTGATCTCCTCGCCGCGGACCTCGTGGACGAACTGTGCCTCACCGTCTCGCCGCTGCTGGCCGGTGGCGACGCCGGGCGCATCGCGAACGGACCGAACCTGGCGGCACCGCACGCGATGCGGCTGCTGTCGGTGCTGCACGCCGAGGAGTCGCTGCTGCTGTTGCGATACGGGAGACTCCCCGCGTGA